The following proteins are co-located in the Salvelinus namaycush isolate Seneca chromosome 33, SaNama_1.0, whole genome shotgun sequence genome:
- the LOC120027790 gene encoding myb-related protein A-like isoform X1, with product MAEIKSLSESDDEDLHSTDPEGKDKSKDKKILCKVKWSRDEDERLKKLVEQHGTDSWKLVANNFPGRTDGQCQHRWQKVLNPELVKGPWTKEEDQKVIDLVHKYGPKRWSVIAKHLQGRIGKQCRERWHNHLNPEVKKSSWTQEEDCIIYQAHKRLGNRWAEISKLLPGRTDNSIKNHWNSTMRRKVEHEGYLQEGCRGFGSDHGGVKRSHHRPCVPQPDTPHHGHSPLGMEGPTQLGGYPYSPHCGQLMDSLQDSPSYLSNVERYSSWADSVSDDTMTTSSSSLEDQAEGGWRGVKEGRGPPMELAEEGWRGPEEGRGLQVQHHVSPSKFLSVEANSVLSTLQTIPEFAESMELIDSMCLALQDPMTWSEASSFDMSEATTPPKQTQGGYAPQGRTTEGMRYAVDHPNGISTKHCATMGQGKVPPHTPNNVPRSSLPTLGRRKRGDQSPDRSCPSFLDSPSTNSPKNTPTKALPFSPSQFFNTSGGEHLSLDNPALTSTPVCDQKCLLNTPFQRETTPKHQKENVGFRTPKIRKSIMVPTPRTPTPFKNALAAQEKMHGPLKMVPQSLAFLEEDLREVLKQEVGSDIFTRELQPHFRTWKHDLDGPARKVRKSLVLDSWGKDCLNVQLFQEQRNNAQVPEDSLLTSSLLMTPLPERNREERPCTPSSGREGPCAPLHHLPSPRKRKNPPSVRMSHHDSLRQVKSEWEAVVYGKTEDQRIMTEQARQYLGSTYPSSACTSRALVL from the exons TGAGTCTGACGATGAAGATCTACACTCCACAGATCCTGAGGGTAAGGACAAGAGCAAAGACAAGAAGATACTGTGCAAAGTCAAATGGTCTCGCGACGAG gaTGAGAGGCTGAAGAAGTTAGTGGAGCAGCATGGAACAGACTCCTGGAAATTAGTAGCTAATAATTTCCCA ggGAGGACAGATGGCCAGTGTCAGCACCGCTGGCAGAAAGTGCTCAACCCAGAGCTGGTGAAAGGACCCTGGACAAAAGAGGAGGATCAGAAG gtgatCGACCTGGTGCACAAATATGGCCCCAAGCGCTGGTCGGTGATCGCTAAGCACCTGCAGGGACGCATTGGAAAGCAATGCCGTGAGCGCTGGCACAACCACCTGAACCCTGAGGTAAAGAAGTCCTCCTGGACCCAGGAAGAGGACTGCATCATCTACCAGGCCCACAAACGCCTGGGCAACCGCTGGGCTGAGATCTCCAAGCTGCTGCCTGGAAG GACGGACAATTCCATTAAGAACCACTGGAACTCTACCATGAGGAGGAAGGTAGAGCATGAGGGGTATCTTCAGGAGGGCTGCAGGGGATTCGGCTCCGACCATGGGGGGGTGAAGAGAAGTCACCACAGACCCTGTGTCCCCCAACCAGACACCCCCCACCACGGGCACAGCCCTCTGGGCATGGAAGGACCAACACAG CTCGGGGGTTACCCTTATAGCCCTCACTGTGGCCAACTGATGGACAGCCTCCAAGACTCCCCCAGCTACTTATCG AATGTGGAGCGTTACTCCAGCTGGGCAGACAGTGTGTCAGACGACACCATGAccaccagcagcagcagtctGGAGGATCAGGCTGAGGGAGGCTGGAGGGGGGTAAAGGAGGGCCGGGGCCCCCCGATGGAGCTGGCTGAGGAGGGCTGGAGGGGCCCAGAGGAGGGCCGAGGGCTCCAGGTCCAGCACCACGTCTCCCCCAGTAAGTTCCTGTCTGTGGAGGCTAATTCCGTGCTCTCCACCTTGCAGACCATCCCAGAGTTCGCAGAGTCCATGGAGCTCATCGACTCG ATGTGTCTGGCTCTACAGGACCCTATGACGTGGAGCGAGGCGTCCAGCTTCGACATGTCTGAGGCGACTACCCCCCCGAAACAAACACAAGGGGGCTACGCACCCCAGGGGAGGACCACAGAGGGGATGAGGTACGCAGTTGACCACCCCAATGGCATCTCCACCAAGCACTGTGCCACCATGGGTCAGGGGAAGGTCCCCCCCCACACCCCGAATAACGTGCCCAGATCGAGTTTGCCTACcctggggaggaggaagaggggggaccAGTCCCCTGATAGGAGTTGCCCATCCTTCTTAGACTCACCCAGCACCAACTCGCCCAAGAACACCCCCACGAAAGCACTGCCCTTCTCCCCCTCCCAG TTCTTCAACACATCAGGAGGAGAGCATCTGAGCCTGGACAACCCAGCTCTGACCTCCACCCCAGTCTGTGACCAGAAGTGTCTCCTCAACACACCCTTCCAGAGGGAGACCACGCCCAAACACCAGAAAGAGAATGTGGG TTTCAGGACCCCTAAAATCCGTAAGTCCATCATGGTTCCGACTCCCAGAACTCCTACTCCGTTTAAGAATGCCCTGGCCGCCCAGGAGAAGATGCATGGGCCACTAAAGATGGTG CCCCAGTCCCTGGCCTTTCTGGAGGAAGACCTCAGGGAGGTGCTGAAGCAGGAGGTTGGATCAGACATCTTCACCAGGGAACTACAACCACATTTCAGGACATGGAAACATGAT TTGGATGGGCCAGCCAGGAAGGTGCGTAAGTCCCTGGTGCTGGACTCCTGGGGGAAAGACTGTCTTAACGTCCAGCTATTCCAGGAACAGCGCAATAATGCACAG GTCCCAGAGGATAGTCTCCTGACCAGCTCCTTACTGATGACCCCCCTccctgagagaaacagagaggagcgCCCCTGCACCCCCTCGTCTGGCAGGGAGGGGCCCTGTGCCCCCCTGCACCACCTCCCCAGCCCCCGCAAGAGGAAGAACCCCCCTTCAGTCAGAATGTCCCACCACGATTCACTTAGACAG GTAAAAAGCGAGTGGGAAGCAGTGGTTTATGGGAAGACTGAGGACCAGCGGATCATGACAGAGCAGGCCCGGCAGTACCTGGGTAGTACCTACCCATCCTCCGCCTGCACCTCGAGGGCCCTCGTCCTCTGA
- the LOC120027790 gene encoding myb-related protein A-like isoform X2, with amino-acid sequence MAEIKSLSESDDEDLHSTDPEGKDKSKDKKILCKVKWSRDEDERLKKLVEQHGTDSWKLVANNFPGRTDGQCQHRWQKVLNPELVKGPWTKEEDQKVIDLVHKYGPKRWSVIAKHLQGRIGKQCRERWHNHLNPEVKKSSWTQEEDCIIYQAHKRLGNRWAEISKLLPGRTDNSIKNHWNSTMRRKVEHEGYLQEGCRGFGSDHGGVKRSHHRPCVPQPDTPHHGHSPLGMEGPTQLGGYPYSPHCGQLMDSLQDSPSYLSNVERYSSWADSVSDDTMTTSSSSLEDQAEGGWRGVKEGRGPPMELAEEGWRGPEEGRGLQVQHHVSPSKFLSVEANSVLSTLQTIPEFAESMELIDSDPMTWSEASSFDMSEATTPPKQTQGGYAPQGRTTEGMRYAVDHPNGISTKHCATMGQGKVPPHTPNNVPRSSLPTLGRRKRGDQSPDRSCPSFLDSPSTNSPKNTPTKALPFSPSQFFNTSGGEHLSLDNPALTSTPVCDQKCLLNTPFQRETTPKHQKENVGFRTPKIRKSIMVPTPRTPTPFKNALAAQEKMHGPLKMVPQSLAFLEEDLREVLKQEVGSDIFTRELQPHFRTWKHDLDGPARKVRKSLVLDSWGKDCLNVQLFQEQRNNAQVPEDSLLTSSLLMTPLPERNREERPCTPSSGREGPCAPLHHLPSPRKRKNPPSVRMSHHDSLRQVKSEWEAVVYGKTEDQRIMTEQARQYLGSTYPSSACTSRALVL; translated from the exons TGAGTCTGACGATGAAGATCTACACTCCACAGATCCTGAGGGTAAGGACAAGAGCAAAGACAAGAAGATACTGTGCAAAGTCAAATGGTCTCGCGACGAG gaTGAGAGGCTGAAGAAGTTAGTGGAGCAGCATGGAACAGACTCCTGGAAATTAGTAGCTAATAATTTCCCA ggGAGGACAGATGGCCAGTGTCAGCACCGCTGGCAGAAAGTGCTCAACCCAGAGCTGGTGAAAGGACCCTGGACAAAAGAGGAGGATCAGAAG gtgatCGACCTGGTGCACAAATATGGCCCCAAGCGCTGGTCGGTGATCGCTAAGCACCTGCAGGGACGCATTGGAAAGCAATGCCGTGAGCGCTGGCACAACCACCTGAACCCTGAGGTAAAGAAGTCCTCCTGGACCCAGGAAGAGGACTGCATCATCTACCAGGCCCACAAACGCCTGGGCAACCGCTGGGCTGAGATCTCCAAGCTGCTGCCTGGAAG GACGGACAATTCCATTAAGAACCACTGGAACTCTACCATGAGGAGGAAGGTAGAGCATGAGGGGTATCTTCAGGAGGGCTGCAGGGGATTCGGCTCCGACCATGGGGGGGTGAAGAGAAGTCACCACAGACCCTGTGTCCCCCAACCAGACACCCCCCACCACGGGCACAGCCCTCTGGGCATGGAAGGACCAACACAG CTCGGGGGTTACCCTTATAGCCCTCACTGTGGCCAACTGATGGACAGCCTCCAAGACTCCCCCAGCTACTTATCG AATGTGGAGCGTTACTCCAGCTGGGCAGACAGTGTGTCAGACGACACCATGAccaccagcagcagcagtctGGAGGATCAGGCTGAGGGAGGCTGGAGGGGGGTAAAGGAGGGCCGGGGCCCCCCGATGGAGCTGGCTGAGGAGGGCTGGAGGGGCCCAGAGGAGGGCCGAGGGCTCCAGGTCCAGCACCACGTCTCCCCCAGTAAGTTCCTGTCTGTGGAGGCTAATTCCGTGCTCTCCACCTTGCAGACCATCCCAGAGTTCGCAGAGTCCATGGAGCTCATCGACTCG GACCCTATGACGTGGAGCGAGGCGTCCAGCTTCGACATGTCTGAGGCGACTACCCCCCCGAAACAAACACAAGGGGGCTACGCACCCCAGGGGAGGACCACAGAGGGGATGAGGTACGCAGTTGACCACCCCAATGGCATCTCCACCAAGCACTGTGCCACCATGGGTCAGGGGAAGGTCCCCCCCCACACCCCGAATAACGTGCCCAGATCGAGTTTGCCTACcctggggaggaggaagaggggggaccAGTCCCCTGATAGGAGTTGCCCATCCTTCTTAGACTCACCCAGCACCAACTCGCCCAAGAACACCCCCACGAAAGCACTGCCCTTCTCCCCCTCCCAG TTCTTCAACACATCAGGAGGAGAGCATCTGAGCCTGGACAACCCAGCTCTGACCTCCACCCCAGTCTGTGACCAGAAGTGTCTCCTCAACACACCCTTCCAGAGGGAGACCACGCCCAAACACCAGAAAGAGAATGTGGG TTTCAGGACCCCTAAAATCCGTAAGTCCATCATGGTTCCGACTCCCAGAACTCCTACTCCGTTTAAGAATGCCCTGGCCGCCCAGGAGAAGATGCATGGGCCACTAAAGATGGTG CCCCAGTCCCTGGCCTTTCTGGAGGAAGACCTCAGGGAGGTGCTGAAGCAGGAGGTTGGATCAGACATCTTCACCAGGGAACTACAACCACATTTCAGGACATGGAAACATGAT TTGGATGGGCCAGCCAGGAAGGTGCGTAAGTCCCTGGTGCTGGACTCCTGGGGGAAAGACTGTCTTAACGTCCAGCTATTCCAGGAACAGCGCAATAATGCACAG GTCCCAGAGGATAGTCTCCTGACCAGCTCCTTACTGATGACCCCCCTccctgagagaaacagagaggagcgCCCCTGCACCCCCTCGTCTGGCAGGGAGGGGCCCTGTGCCCCCCTGCACCACCTCCCCAGCCCCCGCAAGAGGAAGAACCCCCCTTCAGTCAGAATGTCCCACCACGATTCACTTAGACAG GTAAAAAGCGAGTGGGAAGCAGTGGTTTATGGGAAGACTGAGGACCAGCGGATCATGACAGAGCAGGCCCGGCAGTACCTGGGTAGTACCTACCCATCCTCCGCCTGCACCTCGAGGGCCCTCGTCCTCTGA